Proteins co-encoded in one Actinomadura luteofluorescens genomic window:
- a CDS encoding sensor histidine kinase: MVQPGERPQVRALRRWYAAAWVLFGLIPPALAVADQPDSTRAPTLALLSVLGLCYPITETFPGNPALRRNTFLGTLIAGIGAVSYLMGGAASLLITSLPHFWILAGSPRRAVLLSGAATAAAVAGGALHNAPGGEPLTGNSIAALIGYATGVLFGLWMHRVVRQYDERARGLEADLADAERRLAEAQRRQGAADERERIAREIHDTLAQGFASIVVLAEAARDGLRSDPDRSGRQLVSIEQTARENLAEARVLVGAASQGSVAPASVARTLRRTLDRFAEDTGLTVHAELPYVECDQTTRIALLRCTQESLANVRKHAAASTVGVVLERHPHGVELEITDDGRGFAVAASRGFGLDGMRRRLAELGGELTVTSSPGEGTRILAMIPARA; this comes from the coding sequence ATGGTGCAGCCCGGTGAACGTCCTCAGGTGCGGGCGCTCCGCAGGTGGTACGCGGCCGCCTGGGTCCTGTTCGGGCTGATCCCGCCCGCGCTGGCGGTGGCGGACCAGCCGGACTCCACCAGAGCCCCGACGCTGGCGCTGCTCTCCGTGCTCGGGCTCTGCTACCCGATCACGGAGACGTTCCCCGGGAACCCCGCCCTGCGCCGGAACACGTTCCTGGGCACGCTGATCGCGGGGATCGGCGCCGTCTCCTACCTCATGGGCGGCGCCGCGTCCCTGCTCATCACGTCCCTCCCGCACTTCTGGATCCTCGCGGGGAGCCCGCGGCGCGCGGTGCTGCTCAGCGGCGCCGCCACCGCGGCCGCCGTCGCCGGCGGCGCCCTCCACAACGCCCCGGGCGGGGAGCCGCTGACCGGCAACTCGATCGCCGCGCTCATCGGGTACGCGACGGGCGTCCTGTTCGGGCTGTGGATGCACCGGGTGGTGCGGCAGTACGACGAGCGCGCCCGGGGCCTCGAAGCCGACCTGGCCGACGCCGAGCGCCGCCTCGCCGAGGCGCAGCGCCGGCAGGGCGCCGCCGACGAGCGCGAACGGATCGCCCGCGAGATCCACGACACGCTCGCGCAGGGGTTCGCGTCCATCGTCGTCCTGGCGGAGGCGGCCCGCGACGGCCTGCGCTCCGACCCGGACCGCAGCGGCCGCCAGCTCGTGTCGATCGAGCAGACGGCGCGGGAGAACCTCGCGGAGGCGCGCGTCCTCGTCGGAGCGGCGTCGCAGGGCAGCGTCGCCCCCGCGTCGGTCGCCCGGACGCTGCGCCGCACCCTCGACCGGTTCGCCGAGGACACCGGGCTCACCGTGCACGCCGAGCTGCCCTACGTCGAATGCGACCAGACGACCCGGATCGCGCTGCTGCGCTGCACGCAGGAGTCGCTCGCCAACGTCCGCAAGCACGCAGCCGCGTCGACGGTCGGCGTCGTCCTCGAACGGCACCCGCACGGCGTCGAGCTGGAGATCACCGACGACGGGCGCGGGTTCGCGGTGGCCGCCTCGCGCGGCTTCGGCCTCGACGGCATGCGCCGCCGCCTCGCCGAGCTGGGCGGCGAGCTCACCGTGACCAGCTCCCCCGGCGAGGGCACCCGGATCCTCGCCATGATCCCCGCGAGGGCGTGA
- a CDS encoding MMPL family transporter, which translates to MTDLLVRMARWSAGHPWRGMAAWLLFVVLCLGIGIAAGGHAATTEDFRIGEAGRGEAIAAEGGLQQRPVEHVLVTGRGAAADAAARDAAARMGRLPEVASVSAPVRSKDGSAVRVDVTLKGSELQGKEHVEPLRAQTAAVQAAHRGVRVEETGSPSISKGVGELRDDDLARTEMIALPITLVTLLLVFGSFAVAVVPVVLALTSIAAAIGLSMLASHVFPDAGVGASVILLIGMAVGVDYTLFYLKREREERARSGGRLDARAAVETAAATSGRSVVVSGLAVAASSATLYLADDVIFSSIATAAIVVTLIAVVSSLTVLPAVLAKLGGWAERRAVRRGRTPKPPRTGGGRITRAMLRPTGRHPAVTLAVAVTAMLALTAPLLSIDLTDMGRDSHPREIPAMQTYDRLNAAFPELKAMHQIVVRADAGRADEVTASLRALAERAEGDPLLAGTSELRTSPDGRISLLELAVPHHVSTGAARRSLERVRGEYVPETVGRLGVETAVTGDVARYADYPEHQEGKLPFVIGALLLVTFAMTVWAFRSVVLGLIGVVLNLLSAGASLGLLTLVFQGTWAEGLLGFTSTGSVGSRVPLFLLVILFGLSMDYQVFVISRIREAALRGVPTRQAVLDGVGGSASVVTSAAFVMVTVFAGFATVHIMELKQMGFALAVAVLLDAAVIRITVLPALMLLLGDRCWWPGRPHRRGPHRAADRATGSVPQNIG; encoded by the coding sequence ATGACGGATCTACTCGTACGCATGGCCCGGTGGAGCGCCGGGCACCCCTGGCGCGGCATGGCGGCCTGGCTGCTGTTCGTGGTGCTGTGCCTCGGGATCGGTATCGCGGCCGGAGGGCACGCCGCCACGACCGAGGACTTCCGGATCGGCGAGGCCGGCCGGGGGGAGGCCATCGCGGCCGAGGGCGGGCTCCAGCAGCGGCCCGTCGAGCACGTCCTGGTCACCGGAAGGGGCGCGGCCGCCGACGCGGCGGCGCGGGACGCCGCCGCGCGGATGGGGCGGCTGCCCGAGGTCGCGTCGGTGTCCGCGCCCGTGCGGTCGAAGGACGGCTCGGCGGTCCGCGTCGACGTGACGCTGAAGGGCTCCGAACTCCAGGGCAAGGAGCACGTCGAGCCGTTGCGGGCCCAGACCGCCGCCGTCCAGGCCGCGCACCGGGGCGTGCGGGTGGAGGAGACGGGCTCCCCGTCGATCAGCAAGGGCGTCGGGGAGCTGCGCGACGACGACCTCGCCCGCACCGAGATGATCGCGTTGCCGATCACGCTGGTCACGCTGCTGCTGGTGTTCGGGTCGTTCGCGGTGGCGGTCGTGCCGGTGGTCCTCGCGCTCACCTCGATCGCGGCGGCGATCGGCCTGTCGATGCTCGCCTCGCACGTCTTCCCGGACGCCGGGGTCGGCGCCAGCGTGATCCTGCTGATCGGCATGGCGGTCGGCGTCGACTACACCCTCTTCTACCTCAAGCGGGAACGGGAGGAGCGGGCCCGCTCGGGCGGCAGGCTGGACGCGCGGGCGGCCGTGGAGACCGCCGCGGCGACGTCGGGGCGCTCGGTGGTGGTGTCCGGGCTGGCGGTCGCCGCCTCCAGCGCGACCCTCTACCTGGCCGACGACGTGATCTTCTCCTCGATCGCGACCGCGGCGATCGTCGTCACGCTGATCGCGGTCGTCAGCTCGCTGACCGTCCTCCCGGCGGTGCTGGCGAAGCTCGGCGGGTGGGCGGAGCGGCGGGCCGTCCGGCGCGGCCGGACGCCGAAGCCGCCGCGGACGGGCGGCGGCCGGATCACGCGGGCGATGCTGCGTCCGACCGGAAGGCACCCCGCCGTGACGCTCGCCGTGGCCGTGACGGCGATGCTGGCCCTGACCGCGCCGCTGCTGAGCATCGACCTCACCGACATGGGCCGCGACAGCCACCCGCGCGAGATCCCGGCGATGCAGACCTACGACCGGTTGAACGCGGCGTTCCCCGAGCTGAAGGCCATGCACCAGATCGTCGTCCGGGCCGACGCCGGACGCGCGGACGAGGTCACCGCGTCCCTGCGCGCCCTGGCGGAGCGAGCCGAGGGCGACCCCCTGCTCGCCGGGACGTCCGAGCTGCGGACCTCGCCGGACGGGCGGATCAGCCTGCTCGAACTCGCGGTGCCGCACCACGTGAGCACCGGCGCCGCGCGGCGCTCCCTGGAGCGGGTCCGCGGCGAGTACGTCCCGGAGACCGTCGGGAGGCTCGGCGTGGAGACCGCCGTGACCGGGGACGTGGCCCGCTACGCCGACTATCCCGAGCACCAGGAGGGCAAGCTGCCGTTCGTCATCGGGGCGCTGCTGCTGGTGACGTTCGCGATGACCGTGTGGGCGTTCCGCTCGGTGGTCCTCGGGCTGATCGGCGTGGTGCTGAACCTGCTGTCGGCCGGCGCCTCGCTCGGCCTGCTCACCCTGGTGTTCCAGGGAACGTGGGCGGAGGGGCTCCTCGGCTTCACCTCCACCGGCTCGGTCGGCTCCCGCGTCCCGCTGTTCCTCCTGGTGATCCTGTTCGGGCTGTCGATGGACTATCAGGTGTTCGTGATCAGCCGGATCCGGGAGGCGGCGCTGCGCGGCGTCCCGACCCGGCAGGCGGTGCTGGACGGGGTCGGCGGCTCGGCGAGCGTCGTGACCAGCGCCGCGTTCGTCATGGTCACGGTGTTCGCCGGGTTCGCCACCGTCCACATCATGGAGCTGAAGCAGATGGGCTTCGCGCTGGCGGTGGCGGTGCTCCTGGACGCCGCCGTCATCCGCATCACGGTCCTGCCCGCGCTGATGCTGCTGCTCGGCGACCGGTGCTGGTGGCCCGGACGGCCGCACCGGCGCGGCCCCCACCGGGCGGCGGACCGCGCGACCGGGTCCGTGCCGCAGAACATAGGCTGA
- a CDS encoding DUF4132 domain-containing protein, whose protein sequence is MTDIPAVEDAPESALPRLLVDPPWTRRRRANAEPVVLKGLKRPKTPAVESWPPGVRDEWLKTPHMFPKAHEPFPEEPDWKALAERFRSGEMLKLPQGGDRRRGYYWLLMQGPDDLADELLADERYYGDWDSYVNVVPLKHFAARRGITAHRLLLHAAKGHISCAAALVPFLDDATAQIMIGALGRHQVDEAARLWFTWHGAAVAPFVIPDALRKPGPKRTKAEQGLTLIAREHGSGCLVDAARAYGDEAVAAIEELRTDPLDQFPDELPEWDTETVGKLPRLLLRGREQALPVKAVQHFVTMLLISTPEDPYPGCEQVIELCDPASLAEFAWALSVHDRGSGLWASQGVQYALRRFGDAAAAARLADRMVRWDNYYTWTFKGWTALDVLMAIDMPADGRLRHLDRIVRRGADTKHLRPRAQGLLNAAARKRGLTSEQLADLLVPDLGLDAEGSMTLDYGPRRFVVGFDEQLKPFVTDGDGKPRKTLPKPGVKDDDQLAPLAHQRFADLKKEARAVAADQIRRLEKAMVAGRSWTPEEFRSVFAGHPLMRHIARRLVWSADGTAFRVAEDGTLADVHDDGYVLPEGARVTLPHPVLLGADTVAAWASVFGDYEILQPFPQLGRPVHELEDGEREATRLTRFEGATAHFGKFMGMTSRGWELGDKETGGFRRQVNLITPDERHVMVAFEPGIRVLNPEEFAEQTIERVMLMTGRYSGKAHPFGALDPVTASEMLAELARLTA, encoded by the coding sequence ATGACCGACATTCCCGCCGTCGAGGACGCCCCCGAGAGCGCTCTGCCCCGCCTGCTCGTCGATCCGCCGTGGACGCGCCGGAGGCGCGCGAATGCCGAGCCGGTCGTCCTGAAGGGCCTGAAACGCCCGAAGACGCCCGCTGTGGAGTCCTGGCCGCCCGGGGTGCGGGACGAGTGGCTGAAGACCCCCCACATGTTCCCGAAGGCGCACGAACCCTTCCCCGAGGAGCCCGACTGGAAGGCGCTGGCCGAGCGGTTCCGCAGCGGCGAGATGCTGAAGCTCCCGCAGGGCGGGGACCGGCGCCGCGGCTACTACTGGCTGTTGATGCAAGGTCCTGACGACCTCGCCGACGAGCTTCTCGCCGACGAGCGCTACTACGGCGACTGGGACAGCTACGTGAACGTGGTCCCGCTGAAGCACTTCGCCGCGCGTCGCGGCATCACCGCCCACCGGCTGCTGCTCCACGCGGCGAAGGGGCACATCTCCTGCGCGGCGGCGCTCGTCCCGTTCCTGGACGACGCCACCGCGCAGATCATGATCGGCGCGCTCGGCCGCCACCAGGTCGACGAGGCCGCGCGGCTCTGGTTCACCTGGCACGGCGCCGCCGTGGCCCCGTTCGTCATCCCGGACGCGCTGCGCAAGCCCGGCCCCAAGCGCACGAAGGCCGAGCAGGGCCTCACTCTGATCGCCCGCGAGCACGGCAGCGGCTGCCTCGTGGACGCGGCGCGGGCGTACGGCGACGAGGCGGTCGCGGCGATCGAGGAACTGCGCACGGACCCGCTGGACCAGTTCCCCGACGAGCTGCCGGAATGGGACACCGAGACCGTCGGCAAGCTCCCGCGGCTCCTGCTGCGCGGCCGCGAGCAGGCGCTGCCGGTGAAGGCGGTCCAGCACTTCGTGACGATGCTGCTGATCTCCACTCCGGAGGACCCGTACCCGGGCTGCGAGCAGGTCATCGAGCTGTGCGACCCGGCCTCCCTGGCCGAATTCGCATGGGCTCTCAGCGTCCACGACCGTGGCAGCGGGCTGTGGGCGTCGCAGGGCGTGCAGTACGCCCTGCGACGCTTCGGCGACGCCGCTGCGGCCGCCCGGCTGGCCGACCGGATGGTGCGTTGGGACAACTACTACACCTGGACGTTCAAGGGGTGGACGGCGCTCGACGTCCTCATGGCGATCGACATGCCCGCCGACGGCAGGCTGCGCCATCTGGACCGCATCGTCCGCCGCGGGGCCGACACCAAGCACCTGCGCCCCCGCGCGCAGGGCCTGCTGAACGCCGCCGCACGGAAGCGCGGCCTGACCTCCGAGCAGCTGGCGGACCTGCTCGTCCCCGACCTCGGCCTGGACGCCGAGGGCTCGATGACGCTCGACTACGGCCCGCGCCGGTTCGTCGTCGGCTTCGACGAGCAGCTCAAGCCCTTCGTGACCGACGGGGACGGCAAGCCCCGCAAGACGCTGCCGAAGCCGGGCGTCAAGGACGACGACCAGCTCGCGCCGCTCGCCCACCAGCGGTTCGCCGACCTCAAGAAGGAGGCCCGGGCGGTCGCCGCCGACCAGATCAGGCGGCTGGAGAAGGCGATGGTGGCCGGGCGCTCCTGGACGCCCGAGGAGTTCCGCTCGGTCTTCGCGGGGCACCCGCTGATGCGCCACATCGCGCGGCGCCTGGTGTGGTCGGCGGACGGCACCGCGTTCCGGGTCGCCGAGGACGGCACGCTCGCCGACGTCCACGACGACGGGTACGTCCTCCCGGAGGGCGCCCGCGTGACGCTCCCGCACCCGGTCCTTCTGGGGGCGGACACCGTGGCGGCCTGGGCGTCGGTCTTCGGAGACTACGAGATCCTCCAGCCGTTCCCGCAGCTCGGACGTCCCGTCCACGAGCTGGAGGACGGCGAGCGCGAGGCCACCCGGCTGACCCGCTTCGAAGGCGCCACCGCTCATTTCGGCAAATTCATGGGCATGACGTCCCGCGGCTGGGAGCTGGGCGACAAGGAGACCGGCGGGTTCCGCCGCCAGGTCAACCTGATCACCCCGGACGAGCGGCACGTGATGGTCGCGTTCGAGCCCGGCATCCGCGTCCTGAACCCGGAGGAGTTCGCGGAGCAGACGATCGAGCGCGTCATGCTGATGACCGGCCGCTACTCCGGGAAGGCGCATCCGTTCGGCGCGCTCGACCCGGTCACCGCGTCCGAGATGCTCGCCGAGCTGGCCCGCCTGACCGCCTGA
- a CDS encoding alkaline phosphatase PhoX: MTVTRRQLLARTGAVGAGIAFTGAVEQLFAGSASAAPTGGHDGYGPLVPDPKGLLDLPRGFRYTVLSREGDPLRSGEGAVPSHCDGMSAFPGRRGRTWLVRNHENRPDAAHRVPAVDGVTYDPGGLGGCTALEVDAAGRVHTERVAIAGTAVNCAGGPTPWNTWLTCEETEDKAGTGNYTKDHGFIFEVDPYDQGRTVPEPLTAMGRFQHEAIAVDPGDGTVYETEDAFDKPFGLFYRFQPKRPRGGFGSLRAGGRLEALCVPGVPDLSVVQEPGTVFEHVEWKKVPDPLAAQTPIRFQDFGSGGITHAQKLEGCYWGGDRVYFVSSFAKKKDGSQADHFGQVWSYEPRHRRLTLVIVFGPDTDVEKPGESPDNICLAPQGGLMVCEDGNGAQHVFGVSRRRTVYPMARNRQNIGTETEPEWGEFAGVTFSPDNRTMYVNAYTPGTTFAVTGPWTR; the protein is encoded by the coding sequence ATGACAGTTACGCGCCGCCAGCTCCTCGCCAGGACGGGTGCGGTGGGGGCGGGGATCGCCTTCACCGGAGCCGTGGAGCAGTTGTTCGCAGGAAGCGCGTCCGCCGCCCCGACCGGCGGCCACGACGGGTACGGGCCCCTCGTGCCCGACCCGAAGGGCCTGCTGGACCTGCCGCGCGGCTTCCGCTACACCGTCCTGTCCCGCGAGGGCGACCCGCTGCGCTCGGGGGAGGGGGCGGTGCCGAGCCACTGCGACGGGATGTCGGCCTTCCCCGGGCGCCGGGGCCGGACGTGGCTCGTCCGCAACCACGAGAACCGGCCGGACGCCGCGCACCGGGTCCCGGCGGTCGACGGCGTCACCTACGACCCGGGCGGCCTCGGCGGCTGCACCGCGCTGGAGGTCGACGCGGCCGGGCGCGTGCACACCGAGCGCGTCGCCATCGCCGGGACGGCCGTCAACTGCGCGGGCGGCCCCACCCCGTGGAACACGTGGCTGACCTGCGAGGAGACCGAGGACAAGGCGGGCACCGGGAACTACACCAAGGACCACGGGTTCATCTTCGAGGTCGACCCGTACGACCAGGGCCGCACCGTCCCCGAGCCGCTGACCGCGATGGGGCGATTCCAGCACGAGGCGATCGCCGTCGACCCGGGCGACGGCACCGTCTACGAGACCGAGGACGCCTTCGACAAGCCGTTCGGGCTGTTCTACCGGTTCCAGCCGAAGCGGCCGCGCGGCGGGTTCGGCAGCCTGCGCGCAGGCGGTCGGCTGGAGGCGCTGTGCGTCCCCGGCGTCCCGGACCTGTCGGTCGTGCAGGAGCCCGGCACCGTGTTCGAGCACGTCGAGTGGAAGAAGGTGCCCGACCCGCTCGCGGCGCAGACCCCGATCCGGTTCCAGGACTTCGGGTCCGGTGGCATCACCCACGCCCAGAAGCTGGAGGGCTGCTACTGGGGCGGCGACCGCGTCTACTTCGTGTCGAGCTTCGCGAAGAAGAAGGACGGCTCCCAGGCGGACCACTTCGGGCAGGTGTGGTCCTACGAGCCGCGCCACCGCCGGCTCACCCTCGTCATCGTGTTCGGCCCGGACACCGACGTCGAGAAGCCCGGCGAGTCGCCCGACAACATCTGCCTGGCGCCGCAGGGCGGCCTGATGGTGTGCGAGGACGGCAACGGCGCCCAGCACGTCTTCGGCGTCTCCCGCCGCCGCACGGTCTACCCCATGGCCCGCAACCGCCAGAACATCGGCACCGAGACCGAACCCGAGTGGGGCGAGTTCGCGGGAGTCACGTTCTCCCCCGACAACCGCACGATGTACGTCAACGCCTACACCCCAGGCACGACCTTCGCCGTAACAGGCCCCTGGACCCGCTGA
- the coaA gene encoding type I pantothenate kinase — MTSGWDTVPSPYVELSREAWRGLRENTPLPLTPGELDALRGLRDPIDITEVEEVYLPLSRLLNLFFLSDGRLRDTVSDFLGGEVRPTPFIVGVAGSVAVGKSTTSRLLRTLLARWPEHPSVELVTTDSFLHPNAVLAERGIMDRKGFPESYDRRALVRFVSAIKSGAAEASIPVYSHLEYDIVPDAAQTVRRPDILIVEGLNVLQAPPPGALGVSDFFDFSIYVDARVEDIRQWYIDRLFALRRTAFTDPRSYFHKYARELDEDETAAFAQRVWRDVNEINLVSNILPTRARATLVLHKDRSHSVQRVRLRRI, encoded by the coding sequence ATGACGAGCGGATGGGACACCGTGCCGAGCCCCTACGTGGAACTCTCCCGTGAGGCCTGGCGCGGCCTGCGCGAGAACACCCCGCTCCCGCTCACCCCCGGTGAGCTGGACGCCCTGCGGGGCCTGCGCGACCCGATCGACATCACCGAGGTCGAGGAGGTGTACCTGCCGCTGTCCCGGCTCCTCAACCTGTTCTTCCTGTCGGACGGGCGGCTGCGCGACACCGTCAGCGACTTCCTCGGCGGCGAGGTGCGGCCCACCCCGTTCATCGTCGGCGTGGCGGGCAGCGTCGCGGTCGGCAAGTCCACCACGTCCCGGCTGCTGCGCACGCTCCTCGCCCGCTGGCCGGAGCACCCGAGCGTGGAACTGGTCACGACCGACAGCTTCCTGCACCCGAACGCCGTCCTGGCCGAGCGCGGGATCATGGACCGCAAGGGGTTCCCCGAGTCCTACGACCGCCGCGCCCTCGTCCGGTTCGTGTCGGCGATCAAGTCGGGCGCGGCGGAGGCGTCGATCCCGGTGTACTCGCACCTGGAGTACGACATCGTCCCGGACGCGGCGCAGACCGTCCGGCGCCCCGACATCCTGATCGTCGAGGGCCTGAACGTGCTGCAGGCGCCCCCGCCCGGCGCCCTGGGCGTATCCGACTTCTTCGACTTCTCCATCTATGTGGATGCGCGGGTCGAGGACATCCGGCAGTGGTACATCGACCGGCTCTTCGCGCTGCGCCGCACCGCGTTCACCGACCCGCGCTCCTACTTCCACAAGTACGCCCGCGAACTGGACGAGGACGAGACCGCCGCGTTCGCCCAGCGCGTGTGGCGGGACGTCAACGAGATCAACCTCGTCTCCAACATCCTCCCCACCCGCGCCCGCGCCACCCTCGTCCTCCACAAGGACAGGAGCCACTCGGTCCAGCGAGTCCGACTGCGCCGGATTTGA
- the glmS gene encoding glutamine--fructose-6-phosphate transaminase (isomerizing): MCGIVGYVGGRSALDVVVDGLARLEYRGYDSAGVAVLADGKLATAKRAGKLVNLRGALEEEPPPAGTLGMGHTRWATHGAPNDRNAHPHVDCTGSVAVIHNGIIENFAELRAELEEGGHGLGSDTDTEAVAHLLEDELKGGGDLADAMRRVCGRLEGAFTLVATHTGSPGLVVGARRNSPLVVGVGDGENFLASDVAAFIEHTRDAIELGQDQIVELRAEGVRVTDFDGHPAEVKEYHVDWDVSAAEKGGYDYFMLKEIAEQPRAVADTLLGRIGADGRLHLDEMRIPDRELREVDKIIIVACGTSYHAGLIAKYAIEHWAGLPCEVELASEFRYRDPILSPTTLVIAISQSGETMDALMAVRHAREQKAKLLGICNVNGSTLPRECDGVLYTHAGPEIAVASTKAFLTQLVAVYLIALYIAQVRGTKWGDEVFAMVQLLERMPEKVEKVLETMEPVRELARSLAGERCVLFLGRHVGFPVALEGALKLKELAYMHAEGFAAGELKHGPIALIEKDLPVVVVVPPRARDVLHDKIVSNIQEIRARGARTIVIAEEGDASVEPYADTLISVPAVPTLLQPLVTTVPLQVFACELATAKGHDVDQPRNLAKSVTVE, translated from the coding sequence ATGTGCGGAATCGTGGGGTACGTAGGCGGCCGGTCCGCCCTCGACGTGGTCGTCGACGGCCTGGCGCGGCTGGAGTACCGCGGCTACGACTCGGCCGGAGTGGCCGTGCTGGCCGACGGGAAGCTGGCGACGGCCAAGCGCGCGGGCAAGCTGGTGAACCTGCGCGGCGCCCTGGAGGAGGAGCCCCCGCCCGCCGGGACGCTCGGCATGGGGCACACCCGGTGGGCGACGCACGGCGCGCCGAACGACCGCAACGCCCACCCGCACGTCGACTGCACCGGCTCCGTCGCGGTGATCCACAACGGGATCATCGAGAACTTCGCGGAACTGCGGGCCGAGCTGGAGGAGGGCGGTCACGGGCTCGGGTCCGACACCGACACCGAGGCCGTCGCCCACCTGCTGGAGGACGAGCTGAAGGGCGGCGGCGACCTCGCCGACGCCATGCGCCGCGTCTGCGGCCGGCTGGAGGGCGCGTTCACGCTGGTCGCGACGCACACCGGGTCGCCGGGCCTGGTCGTCGGGGCGCGCCGCAACTCCCCGCTGGTCGTCGGCGTCGGGGACGGCGAGAACTTCCTGGCCAGCGACGTGGCCGCGTTCATCGAGCACACCCGCGACGCGATCGAGCTGGGCCAGGACCAGATCGTCGAGCTGCGCGCCGAGGGCGTGCGGGTCACCGACTTCGACGGGCACCCCGCCGAGGTGAAGGAGTACCACGTCGACTGGGACGTGTCCGCCGCGGAAAAAGGCGGCTACGACTACTTCATGCTCAAGGAGATCGCCGAGCAGCCGCGCGCCGTCGCCGACACGCTGCTCGGCCGGATCGGCGCCGACGGGCGCCTGCACCTGGACGAGATGCGCATCCCGGACCGGGAGCTGCGCGAGGTCGACAAGATCATCATCGTGGCGTGCGGGACGTCCTACCACGCCGGTCTGATCGCCAAGTACGCGATCGAGCACTGGGCGGGGCTGCCCTGCGAGGTCGAGCTGGCCAGCGAGTTCCGCTACCGCGACCCGATCCTGTCCCCGACGACGCTGGTCATCGCGATCTCCCAGTCGGGCGAGACGATGGACGCGCTGATGGCAGTCCGGCACGCCCGCGAGCAGAAGGCCAAGCTGCTCGGCATCTGCAACGTCAACGGCTCCACGCTGCCCCGCGAGTGCGACGGCGTCCTCTACACGCACGCCGGGCCCGAGATCGCGGTCGCGTCCACCAAGGCGTTCCTCACCCAGCTCGTCGCCGTCTACCTCATCGCCCTCTACATCGCGCAGGTGCGCGGCACCAAGTGGGGCGACGAGGTCTTCGCCATGGTCCAGCTCCTCGAACGGATGCCGGAGAAGGTGGAGAAGGTCCTGGAGACCATGGAGCCGGTGCGGGAGCTGGCCCGCTCACTGGCCGGCGAGCGGTGCGTGCTGTTCCTCGGCCGCCACGTGGGCTTCCCGGTCGCGCTGGAGGGCGCGCTCAAGCTCAAGGAACTGGCGTACATGCACGCCGAGGGCTTCGCCGCCGGCGAGCTGAAGCACGGCCCGATCGCGCTGATCGAGAAGGACCTGCCCGTCGTGGTCGTCGTGCCGCCGCGGGCGCGGGACGTCCTGCACGACAAGATCGTGTCGAACATCCAGGAGATCAGGGCCCGCGGCGCCCGGACGATCGTGATCGCCGAGGAGGGCGACGCGTCGGTCGAGCCGTACGCGGACACGCTGATCAGCGTCCCGGCCGTCCCGACGCTGCTGCAGCCGCTGGTCACGACCGTCCCGCTTCAGGTCTTCGCGTGCGAGCTGGCCACGGCCAAGGGCCACGACGTCGACCAGCCGCGCAACCTCGCCAAGTCCGTCACCGTCGAATAG
- a CDS encoding ABC transporter ATP-binding protein → MAGDGGLAIEARGVVRRFGPVEALRGLDITVPYGQVTALVGANGAGKTTLLLILATLLAPDAGTVRIAGHDALAQPVRAREALGWMPDTFGVYDQLTVDEYLAFFADAYGLSKQERPRRIRALLSLVHLEDRLGQPVHALSRGQKQRLGMARALVHRPRVLLLDEPASGLDPRSRIELRDLLRSLAADGVAVLVSSHILSELEEIADRVVLVDHGRTAGDHAMAEIAGAAARVRWRIRSLDLEPLAAALDREPGLAWKGAGDAAGGAEVGPLTEDEAAGLLARLVTAGVPVSGLAPAGSALESAYLAMTEDRR, encoded by the coding sequence GTGGCAGGAGACGGCGGCCTCGCGATCGAGGCGCGCGGGGTGGTGCGGCGCTTCGGGCCGGTGGAGGCGCTGCGCGGCCTCGACATCACCGTCCCGTACGGGCAGGTCACGGCGCTCGTCGGGGCCAACGGCGCGGGCAAGACGACGCTGTTGCTGATCCTGGCGACCCTCCTCGCGCCCGACGCGGGCACGGTGCGGATCGCGGGACACGACGCGCTCGCCCAGCCCGTGCGGGCGCGCGAGGCGCTCGGCTGGATGCCGGACACGTTCGGCGTGTACGACCAGCTCACGGTGGACGAGTACCTGGCGTTCTTCGCCGACGCCTACGGGCTGTCCAAGCAGGAGCGCCCGCGCCGGATCAGGGCGCTGCTCAGCCTCGTCCACCTGGAGGACCGTCTCGGTCAGCCCGTCCACGCCCTCTCGCGGGGGCAGAAGCAGCGCCTCGGGATGGCGCGGGCCCTCGTGCACCGGCCGCGCGTGCTGCTGCTGGACGAGCCCGCGTCCGGCCTCGACCCGCGCTCCCGCATCGAACTGCGCGACCTGCTGCGCTCCCTCGCGGCGGACGGGGTCGCGGTGCTCGTGTCGAGCCACATCCTCAGCGAGCTGGAGGAGATCGCCGACCGGGTCGTCCTGGTCGACCACGGACGCACGGCCGGGGACCACGCGATGGCGGAGATCGCCGGTGCGGCGGCCCGGGTCCGGTGGCGGATCCGCTCGCTCGACCTGGAGCCGCTGGCGGCGGCGCTGGACCGCGAGCCCGGCCTGGCGTGGAAGGGGGCGGGCGACGCGGCGGGGGGCGCCGAGGTCGGTCCGCTGACCGAGGACGAGGCGGCCGGGCTGCTGGCCAGGCTCGTCACCGCAGGCGTGCCCGTCAGCGGCCTGGCGCCCGCCGGCAGCGCGCTCGAATCGGCCTACCTGGCGATGACCGAGGACCGGAGGTGA